The following proteins are encoded in a genomic region of Gimesia algae:
- a CDS encoding bile acid:sodium symporter family protein, protein MLAFLRRRWFLVCITIVITIGVYAGHEGSQETLSQVKQFIRPSWLTAIVLFLMSLSLNSEHLLTSIKKPGPLILSLATNVVLLPLIAWALLPLQLSADFGIGLIIMACVPCTLCGASVWTRRGGGNDGVSLMVTMITNGACFITVPFWILLITSREVEFDRIAMITKLFYAAMLPVVFGQILRMNQRIKAFADGITSRLGTVALVFVLFMVLLAAVQTGYGIQTSELGISLAAVAVVWISCIVVHVSGFAANLLLGKTLGFAPRDRIASAIAGSQKTLPIAVFVATDASMFGNAGIPSAVFPLLMFHTSQFFIDTILADRHREKYFEAELSQSEIEAEPSLTACEQ, encoded by the coding sequence ATGCTTGCCTTCCTCCGTCGTCGCTGGTTTTTAGTCTGTATTACCATTGTGATTACGATCGGCGTCTATGCAGGCCATGAAGGATCTCAGGAAACACTTTCACAGGTCAAGCAGTTCATCCGACCTTCTTGGTTGACGGCGATTGTCCTGTTTCTGATGTCGCTGAGCCTGAACTCCGAACACCTGCTGACTTCGATTAAAAAACCAGGGCCACTGATCCTGTCTCTGGCAACGAATGTGGTTCTACTGCCCCTCATTGCCTGGGCGTTATTGCCACTTCAACTGTCGGCTGATTTTGGTATTGGGCTGATTATCATGGCCTGTGTGCCCTGCACCTTGTGTGGTGCATCGGTCTGGACCCGTCGCGGAGGAGGTAATGATGGCGTCTCCCTGATGGTCACCATGATCACCAACGGTGCCTGCTTTATTACGGTTCCGTTCTGGATCCTGCTGATTACGTCGCGGGAAGTGGAATTTGATCGGATCGCCATGATTACCAAACTCTTCTATGCGGCGATGCTGCCTGTCGTCTTCGGACAGATTCTCCGGATGAACCAGCGGATCAAAGCGTTTGCGGACGGGATTACCTCCCGACTGGGAACCGTGGCGCTGGTCTTTGTGCTGTTTATGGTTCTGCTGGCAGCAGTGCAGACCGGATATGGTATCCAGACCTCCGAATTAGGCATCTCGCTGGCAGCGGTTGCCGTGGTGTGGATCAGTTGTATCGTGGTGCATGTCAGCGGATTCGCCGCCAATCTGCTGTTGGGAAAAACCTTGGGTTTTGCCCCTCGCGATCGGATTGCCAGCGCAATTGCCGGCAGTCAGAAGACATTGCCGATCGCCGTCTTCGTCGCCACCGATGCCTCGATGTTTGGAAATGCGGGGATTCCGTCCGCCGTCTTTCCGCTGCTGATGTTTCACACGTCGCAGTTCTTTATCGATACGATCCTGGCTGATCGACATCGCGAGAAATATTTTGAAGCTGAACTGTCACAATCTGAAATTGAGGCGGAACCGAGCCTGACGGCCTGCGAACAGTAG